Genomic segment of Deltaproteobacteria bacterium:
TAATAATAGTCGGTAAATTCGATGCGCGAGACGATTCCCTGGGTGACCGAAAGCTCGGTGCCGCCGGTCGGATAGCCGTAGACGTTGACAGCATCTTTGACGCGCGGCAGGTCGTCGGCAAAAGCGAGAATGCCGCGCTTGTCGAAGAAGGACTCGTCGTCGAGCTTCAGCACCGCCAGGTCCATGGATGGTGTCACTGCCTCGACGCGCGCCGAGATGAGATCGGCGGACTGGTTGGGCTGTACATAAATTTGGCTGGCGTAGCGCACCACGTGGGCGTTGGTGAGAATGCGCTTGCCGTCGATGACCACCCCCGAGCCTTTGACCTGTTGCGGGCTATTGCGCGTCCACGGCCGCAGCACGTCAGGGGTGTGATGGGTGGCATGGATCTTGACGACCAAGTCGCGCGTCCTGTCCTGCGCATGGGCCGCAAACGAGAGAAAAACGATGAAGGCGACTACTAACCCGCGAACGGCGAAACGGTGCATGGACTCTCCAATCTAGACTGACCTTTTCGGGGTACAGCGCGGTCAGTATATAGAAAAGCGCTGCCGGAGTTAAGCTCGAACTTTGGCCGCCGCCTTTGACTGTTGGTGGGCGGTCACGTACATCCAAATGAATCTGCCACCCATGGGTCCCGAAATCATCGCGCTGATCGCGTCGTTCTCCTACGCGCTATTTACCTTGTACGGCTGGTTTGGCCTGCGCTATTCGACCGCTTTGGTCGCCACCATCGTTTCGCTGGCTTCGCGCACGATTATCCTCTGGATCGCGGTCTTCTTGCTGGGAGGGATACCGGAGTTTGCCCAAAGCTCACTTTCGCTGTTTGTCTTTCTCGGTCTCATGCAAAGCGTCACGAGCCTGTTGACGTTTGTCGGGCTCCACAAGATTGGCACCGCGCGCAGCCAGCCGCTGCGCAATGCCTATCCGCTGTTTAGCGCGTTGATCGCTGTCGCCATCATGCAAGAGCAGGCCGGGGCATTGATTCTGCTCGGCACCATTCTTGTGGTCGGCGGCGTGATCTTGATTTCTTGGAAACCCGATGTGCCGCCGCCCGGGTATCGCTGGTGGCATATTCTCTATTCGCTTAGCGCCGGCGCCCTGGCCGGTGTCGCTTTTCCGCTCCGGCGTTACGGTCTATCGATCACCAACGAACCGGTGTTTTTTGCCGCCGTGGTCGCCGTGGTTTCTCTGCTCGGCGCGCTACCGGCGCTCAGTGTGTCGCGCGAAAAAACCGCGGTATGGAACAAGAAAGGCATAGTCTATTTTATCGTGTCAGGTTTCTTCGAAGCGGTGGGCGCGCTGTTGGCGCTGGTGGCGTTAAGCACCGGCCGCGTCGTGGTGGTTTCGCCCATCGTGGCCACCACGCCGTTGTGGAATCTGCTGATCGCGGTGATCTTTTTTAAAGATCGCGAAGAGGTCAACGCCCGCACCGTTGCCGGCACCATCGCGGTTTTTAGCGGCACCATCGCGATTGCGTTGGGCAGATAGAATCAACTTGACAGAATTTCAGGCGGAGCATATCTCATCAGCAACGGAGACTCTGTCGCAACGGCGAAATCAGCCGTTTTGTCATCCTGAGCGCAAGCGAAGGATCTGCTTTTTCGCGCGCCGCATTCAGCAGATTCTTCGGCTCCGCCTCATCTATGAATGGCGACACAGTCGCAACAACGAAGAGGAGAAAAACCATGTGGTATTTGACCATGCGCCGCGCCGTTAAGCCGCGCTCGGAGTGGACGGTGAGTTTGGATCAGCACCTGGTCTGGATGAAGCAGCAGCATGATGCCGGCAAGATCTTGTTCTCGGGTCCGACCACCGACCGTAAATTTGGCGTTTACGTCATTCGCGCGGAGTCGAAAGCCGAAGCGGAAAAAATCGCCGCGAGCGACCCCTATACCGTCGCTGGTTTTACGGCTTTCGATCTCTACGAATGGGAAGTGCACCAGATCATGGGCGCCGGCAACTTTACGGCGGCGGGTTTGGGACACTAGTAGGGGGAGGGAGAGAATTATGAAAGCGGAAAGCGGAAAACGGAAAATCGGTCCTAGGCTTGAGGCGCGAGGCGCGAGCTCGAACTTAGTCCGGCTCTTGGTTGGTGCGGCGATTTTCTTTTTTAATTTTCACTTTTTAATTTTTAATTCTGTGTTGTTTGCTCAGTCCGATTGGAAGAAACAATGGGAAGCCATCGTTGATGCGGGCAAGAAGGAAGGCGAAGTGGTTATCTACGGGCCGCACAATCCGGCCTATCAGCAAGTCTGGTCGCTGTTTCAGAAATCTTATCCCGAGATCAAATTCAACTTTGTTCCGGGCAAAGGTGCCGATCATGCTCAGCGTATCGTCGCCGAGCGGCGCGCCGGGAAATATCTCGCCGATTTGATCATGGGCGGTTCGTCGACCTATGCAGCCTTTGCGCCGGGAACCTTGGAGCCATTGAAGCCGCTGCTGCTGTTGCCGGAGGTGACCGACCTTAACAACTGGTTCGACGGCAAGCTGCACTTTGCCGACCCGCAGAACCACGCCGGGCTGATAATCTCCGGCGAAATCGGCACGCGGCGCGGTTCGTACAAT
This window contains:
- a CDS encoding DMT family transporter, which gives rise to MNLPPMGPEIIALIASFSYALFTLYGWFGLRYSTALVATIVSLASRTIILWIAVFLLGGIPEFAQSSLSLFVFLGLMQSVTSLLTFVGLHKIGTARSQPLRNAYPLFSALIAVAIMQEQAGALILLGTILVVGGVILISWKPDVPPPGYRWWHILYSLSAGALAGVAFPLRRYGLSITNEPVFFAAVVAVVSLLGALPALSVSREKTAVWNKKGIVYFIVSGFFEAVGALLALVALSTGRVVVVSPIVATTPLWNLLIAVIFFKDREEVNARTVAGTIAVFSGTIAIALGR